The following proteins are encoded in a genomic region of Reichenbachiella sp.:
- a CDS encoding serine protease: protein MKRQTLILILTSFLWSQLFGQTTYSPTVSRTNISNCTISKIEITKEATKVYLVYEKTKSDLYQAWVAIGASTYIRDRSTGNKYQVVGMDDGLYLNTQYSTTGKKGTKYNLTLIFPTLSKGVNSIDIIEPDGFVWENIKINSSLYETNTSAKQTSKWTEIALKKHWSENGAMDIEGIYKSNGCYEDKIAILRFENQFYAVYINGDFYYKENNWKEGDIWGELLPTGNRYRFTSQIKETDNKYTTHDDFIFEFFDGKLVRSKRQNNFTCTYLKVYPTAYDNITPPNINTENSVSSGTGFAISPDGYIVTNYHVIEGATKITVFGVNENFTRKYSATVMTSDKINDLAIIRIQDSDFSSIVDIPYNVNTSLSDVGESVSVLGYPLRASMGDEIKLTTGIISARTGFQGDISSYQISAPVQPGNSGGPVFDQKGNLIGVISAKHIGADNASYAVKSNYLKNLTDLLPSPLTFNTSNSLLNLSLSDQVKVLKKFVYIIEVEQ from the coding sequence ATGAAAAGGCAAACTTTAATCTTAATACTCACATCGTTCCTTTGGTCTCAACTTTTTGGGCAAACCACCTATTCACCTACAGTCAGTCGAACAAACATATCAAATTGTACAATTTCAAAAATTGAGATAACAAAAGAAGCAACTAAAGTTTATCTCGTTTATGAGAAGACTAAATCTGACCTATATCAAGCATGGGTAGCAATCGGGGCATCAACATACATTCGAGATAGATCAACTGGAAACAAATATCAAGTTGTAGGAATGGACGATGGTCTTTATCTAAACACTCAGTATTCTACAACTGGTAAGAAGGGAACTAAATACAATTTGACCCTAATCTTTCCAACTCTTTCAAAAGGAGTAAACTCTATTGACATCATCGAACCTGATGGTTTTGTTTGGGAGAATATCAAAATCAATAGTAGCCTTTATGAGACCAACACTTCAGCCAAACAAACGAGTAAGTGGACTGAAATAGCCTTGAAGAAACATTGGTCTGAAAATGGAGCTATGGATATTGAAGGAATTTATAAATCAAATGGATGCTATGAAGACAAAATTGCTATTCTGAGATTTGAAAACCAATTTTATGCAGTCTACATAAATGGAGATTTCTACTACAAAGAAAACAACTGGAAAGAGGGTGACATTTGGGGAGAGCTACTTCCAACAGGGAATCGGTATAGGTTTACATCGCAAATCAAAGAAACTGACAACAAATACACCACTCATGACGATTTCATTTTTGAGTTCTTTGATGGGAAGTTGGTAAGATCCAAAAGGCAGAACAACTTCACCTGTACTTATTTGAAAGTTTACCCAACTGCCTATGACAATATAACTCCACCCAACATTAATACAGAAAACTCTGTATCCTCAGGAACAGGGTTCGCGATTTCTCCAGATGGATATATAGTGACTAATTACCATGTAATAGAAGGAGCAACAAAAATTACTGTATTCGGGGTAAATGAAAACTTCACAAGGAAGTATAGTGCAACTGTTATGACATCAGATAAAATCAATGATTTGGCAATTATTAGAATTCAGGATTCTGATTTTAGTTCGATAGTAGATATCCCATACAATGTTAATACTAGCTTATCTGATGTTGGGGAATCTGTTTCCGTTCTTGGCTATCCTTTGCGAGCTTCAATGGGTGATGAAATTAAATTGACAACTGGAATTATTAGTGCCAGAACAGGATTTCAAGGAGATATTTCATCTTATCAAATTTCCGCTCCGGTGCAACCCGGGAATAGTGGAGGACCAGTTTTTGATCAAAAAGGAAATTTGATTGGAGTTATAAGCGCTAAACATATTGGTGCGGATAATGCATCTTATGCAGTTAAGTCCAACTACCTAAAAAACCTAACGGATTTACTTCCTAGCCCTTTGACTTTCAATACTTCGAACTCTCTACTTAACCTTTCACTTTCTGACCAAGTAAAAGTCCTTAAGAAATTCGTTTACATTATAGAAGTTGAGCAATGA
- a CDS encoding OsmC family protein, with the protein MIECVSDKTRHCCKTEINGFLIQSDATKDKGGQENGVRPHDILATAYASCLNMSVRMACDKKQIPIDSVTSKVELVRQDSKTIFKYQIDFKNPLPENTKREILVMIENCPVRRTLSKPIEFQLSEDL; encoded by the coding sequence ATGATAGAGTGTGTAAGTGATAAAACAAGACACTGTTGCAAGACTGAGATTAACGGATTTTTAATTCAATCTGATGCGACAAAAGATAAAGGAGGACAAGAAAATGGGGTTAGACCTCATGATATTTTGGCTACTGCATATGCTTCATGTTTAAATATGTCAGTTCGTATGGCATGCGATAAAAAACAAATACCTATTGATTCTGTGACTTCAAAAGTTGAACTCGTACGACAAGATTCCAAGACCATTTTTAAATATCAAATTGACTTTAAAAATCCGTTGCCTGAAAATACTAAAAGAGAGATTTTAGTGATGATTGAAAATTGCCCTGTAAGGAGGACATTATCAAAACCAATTGAATTCCAATTATCAGAAGACCTTTAA
- the tsaA gene encoding tRNA (N6-threonylcarbamoyladenosine(37)-N6)-methyltransferase TrmO: MKDLTFKPIGYVKNKRAEKSDKFWGTVESIIELTEEFSVDSLDGIESFSHLEILYSFHKSEKVFVGSEHPRGDKRYPKVGIFAQRKKDRPNHIGATIVNLIRTEEKSLIVSNLDAINGTPILDIKPVFQEYMPKGEIKQPDWTKELMKEYW; encoded by the coding sequence ATGAAAGACCTGACATTTAAACCAATAGGATACGTAAAAAATAAGAGAGCTGAAAAATCGGATAAGTTCTGGGGGACAGTTGAATCAATAATTGAATTGACTGAGGAATTTTCTGTTGATTCATTAGACGGCATTGAGTCTTTTTCACATTTAGAGATACTTTACAGTTTTCATAAATCAGAAAAGGTATTTGTAGGTTCTGAACATCCGAGAGGAGATAAAAGATATCCTAAAGTTGGTATTTTTGCACAACGTAAAAAAGACAGACCAAATCATATCGGTGCGACTATTGTGAACTTGATAAGGACAGAGGAAAAAAGTCTGATTGTTTCCAACTTAGATGCAATTAATGGAACACCGATTTTGGATATTAAACCTGTATTTCAGGAATATATGCCTAAAGGTGAGATTAAACAACCTGATTGGACAAAAGAGTTGATGAAAGAATATTGGTAA
- a CDS encoding energy transducer TonB has translation MKRNIPTLTITLLLTLNVAVGQDQSFVKTHFDGDFVRYCIPYLKFPRQLALQGVSGYAEVEFRINKQGKIDSIDVIRTPHMQFANDIVQILLSTKDMWSATKINEQPVDYKYTFVVEYRTTSNPDSPPVDKSEKIYKKALKHQKKEKIDDALLSINEAIGHNPYKKEYYQLRSELLTSKGEQEKAKTDELAVEKIQRQLIDDVIMIVAYGSGY, from the coding sequence ATGAAAAGAAATATACCGACATTAACTATAACATTATTGCTAACCCTAAACGTGGCAGTAGGCCAAGATCAATCGTTTGTAAAAACTCATTTTGATGGCGATTTTGTCAGGTATTGCATACCATATCTTAAATTTCCAAGACAACTAGCTCTTCAAGGCGTATCTGGATATGCAGAGGTGGAATTCAGGATCAACAAGCAGGGTAAAATCGACTCCATTGATGTTATAAGAACGCCCCATATGCAATTTGCCAATGACATTGTACAAATCCTCTTATCAACTAAAGATATGTGGTCAGCAACTAAAATCAATGAGCAGCCAGTCGATTACAAATACACATTCGTGGTTGAATATCGAACCACGTCAAATCCTGACTCACCTCCAGTCGATAAATCAGAAAAAATCTACAAAAAGGCCTTAAAACATCAGAAAAAGGAGAAGATTGACGATGCACTTTTATCGATAAATGAGGCTATTGGACATAATCCATACAAAAAAGAGTATTATCAACTAAGGTCTGAACTACTGACTTCAAAAGGAGAACAAGAGAAAGCAAAGACCGATGAACTAGCAGTAGAAAAGATTCAACGACAACTTATAGATGACGTAATAATGATAGTGGCATACGGATCGGGTTACTAA
- a CDS encoding YARHG domain-containing protein produces the protein MKHLIILLFLASLCSCTSKENKTTTEGAEQNAKTTPVIQAKKPIEQPKQPDPQSFEYLLQLSDNIIKEIPRYHIEKFIGTDWDDEDDPYRKIYSEDTDHYKLHDNYVLTFSVSIHGVANETVLATFTSDGKRIDHIGVAQSSDMDLSSTSYSSQSFKIFSDSLVRVLDQTTKAKNYDYMMPDSLDLFDLDSTEVIETTKYTHFVIQNSGEIKEVMPQQTILDETELRTLSKAELRLKRNEFFARLGYIFKSEDLRTHFENTSWYEPEFEDVTSKLTAYDKYNINIIKRIENEK, from the coding sequence ATGAAACACCTCATAATTTTACTTTTTCTTGCTTCACTCTGTTCTTGCACTTCGAAGGAGAACAAAACTACTACTGAAGGTGCTGAACAAAATGCAAAGACAACTCCTGTAATTCAAGCCAAAAAGCCTATTGAACAACCTAAACAGCCTGACCCGCAAAGTTTCGAGTATTTACTTCAACTATCGGATAACATTATCAAAGAGATTCCGCGGTACCATATTGAAAAATTTATCGGAACAGATTGGGACGATGAGGACGATCCTTACCGAAAAATATACAGTGAAGATACTGATCATTATAAACTGCATGATAATTACGTTCTAACGTTTAGCGTTTCAATTCACGGTGTAGCGAATGAAACCGTTTTGGCAACATTTACTTCTGATGGCAAGAGAATTGATCACATTGGCGTAGCTCAATCATCAGATATGGACCTCTCGTCAACATCATATTCATCTCAGAGTTTTAAGATCTTTTCCGACTCCTTAGTACGTGTTCTAGATCAAACTACTAAAGCAAAGAACTATGATTATATGATGCCAGATTCTCTTGACTTGTTTGATCTCGATTCAACTGAAGTAATAGAAACAACAAAATACACTCACTTCGTGATCCAAAACTCTGGAGAAATAAAAGAGGTAATGCCTCAACAAACCATTCTGGATGAAACCGAACTCAGAACACTTAGTAAGGCAGAACTTAGATTAAAAAGAAATGAATTTTTTGCCCGACTCGGTTACATATTCAAAAGCGAAGATTTGCGAACTCACTTTGAGAACACTAGCTGGTACGAACCTGAATTTGAGGATGTAACTAGCAAGCTAACTGCGTATGACAAATACAACATCAACATTATCAAACGCATTGAAAACGAAAAGTAA
- a CDS encoding MarR family transcriptional regulator: MNIESIILFQIDKTSKVSKLYSQREFDRLGMGITVEQWILLKIIEENDGLTQKELADKSLRDPASITRTLDLLNKKGFVERRPVEDNRRQYSVCLKKEGKSFIEKYMPVISRHRAKSIEGITEQELEILTQLLGKIQKNML; this comes from the coding sequence ATGAATATAGAAAGTATCATCCTTTTCCAAATTGACAAAACCAGCAAGGTATCTAAGTTATATTCACAAAGAGAGTTTGATAGATTGGGTATGGGCATCACTGTTGAACAATGGATACTATTGAAGATTATTGAAGAAAATGATGGACTTACTCAAAAGGAATTGGCTGACAAGTCACTTAGAGACCCTGCTTCTATCACGCGTACTTTGGACTTATTGAACAAAAAAGGTTTTGTTGAAAGAAGACCAGTTGAAGATAATAGGCGCCAATACAGTGTTTGCCTTAAAAAGGAAGGAAAGTCCTTTATTGAGAAATATATGCCCGTTATAAGTAGACACCGTGCAAAAAGTATTGAAGGTATTACGGAACAAGAGTTAGAAATTTTGACGCAGCTTTTAGGGAAAATTCAAAAGAATATGTTGTAA
- a CDS encoding RidA family protein, producing MIDININKLFILVLTSTLASCGMKRSTIKNPDVYATHNFGFSQAVIFNNVIYGSGQVGWNKDYALPPDSDFKQQFEQTLINIERLLESEKCSWQDVLHLRFYVVDLNAVKRESIGAFLKQTFPNGYAPATTLLGISALARENLLIEIEFTAKIKKQ from the coding sequence ATGATTGATATTAACATAAATAAATTATTCATCCTTGTGCTGACTTCAACCTTAGCTTCATGTGGCATGAAAAGATCTACTATTAAAAATCCAGATGTATATGCAACCCACAATTTTGGGTTTTCACAAGCAGTAATTTTTAATAATGTAATATACGGTTCGGGACAAGTTGGATGGAATAAAGATTACGCACTTCCACCAGACTCAGATTTTAAACAACAGTTTGAGCAAACACTAATAAATATAGAGCGCCTGTTAGAAAGTGAAAAATGCAGTTGGCAAGACGTGTTACATCTTAGATTTTATGTTGTAGACCTGAATGCTGTAAAAAGAGAAAGCATAGGTGCTTTTTTAAAACAAACCTTCCCTAATGGTTATGCACCTGCTACAACCCTGCTTGGTATATCGGCTTTAGCCAGAGAAAACCTTCTAATCGAAATTGAATTCACCGCTAAAATTAAAAAACAATGA
- a CDS encoding DOMON domain-containing protein, which translates to MKIVIICMAILTITQIQPQDSMKEVRKNNMTVSWKMEKEYIQVEMEAPTNGWVAIGFNKTTSLTGTYLLMGRIRKGKAEVVEHYTEKPGNYKPIADLGVPNQVISISGHEKGNLTKLKFSIPISKSSKYHKQLSTETKWTLLLAYSVDDDFQHHSIMRTSMEIIL; encoded by the coding sequence ATGAAAATAGTAATCATTTGTATGGCAATATTGACCATCACTCAAATTCAGCCACAGGACAGCATGAAAGAAGTACGCAAGAATAACATGACAGTAAGTTGGAAAATGGAAAAAGAATACATCCAAGTTGAAATGGAAGCACCCACAAATGGTTGGGTCGCCATTGGATTCAACAAAACAACATCTTTAACAGGCACTTACTTGCTTATGGGGCGTATTCGAAAGGGAAAGGCAGAAGTTGTAGAACATTACACCGAAAAGCCAGGCAATTACAAACCTATCGCTGATTTAGGAGTGCCTAACCAGGTAATTTCTATCTCAGGGCATGAAAAGGGTAATCTGACCAAATTGAAATTCTCAATACCAATAAGCAAATCCAGTAAATACCATAAGCAGCTTTCAACAGAAACTAAATGGACTTTGCTGTTGGCTTACAGTGTAGATGATGATTTTCAGCATCATTCAATTATGAGAACCTCAATGGAAATAATACTTTAA
- a CDS encoding nuclear transport factor 2 family protein yields the protein MNKIILMGIFALFVTAGCNAQSSDEKAIKETIIGFSKAGDKNDADKLATYLDDNYRIVMNRLFGSSEVSVMTKDIYLEKIKTKEYGGDNRKVEIESIVLNGSTASAKVSFVGSKMTFVSILILVKDGNNEWKLVSDVPVVK from the coding sequence ATGAACAAAATAATTCTAATGGGCATTTTTGCCCTTTTCGTGACAGCAGGTTGCAACGCACAATCTTCTGACGAAAAAGCTATAAAAGAAACCATAATTGGCTTTTCAAAAGCAGGAGATAAAAATGATGCCGACAAATTAGCAACCTATTTAGACGATAATTATCGCATCGTAATGAACCGACTATTTGGTAGTAGTGAAGTTTCTGTAATGACTAAGGATATTTACCTCGAAAAAATCAAAACCAAAGAGTATGGCGGGGATAATAGAAAAGTCGAAATAGAATCCATCGTACTTAATGGTTCGACAGCAAGTGCAAAGGTGTCATTTGTAGGTTCTAAAATGACATTTGTTTCAATCTTAATCCTTGTTAAAGACGGAAATAATGAATGGAAACTTGTAAGTGATGTGCCCGTAGTGAAATAG
- a CDS encoding DNA cytosine methyltransferase, producing the protein MATVNFYLDKVDKQGLAPIHLRINCDGTQVKISTGKKVVKSDFDKANQSVKSDNQEAQSINNYLTYLKDRAEELLNGSYKKRYTTNELKELLLEQVNAYKQDSNVSVVKEQMALYGKPITFIDLFAGAGGFSEGFLQAEENNKFFDFLVANDINENSELTHVVRYNEQLGLDAEFLCQDITEPDFIDNLLTKVNGKTVDVVCGGPPCQSFSLAGKRKKFDKKDDLFSHYLEVIKILRPKYFVMENVKGILTKEQGKIKDVILQEINSIVDIQEIPKLTSFLKKLKKSASINQFLLDCFVKRIEFESVTDFQIESLKESYIKSVDAKFRQIIPKMVDYRTSKTDERVSTIRHGFNMLIRNKQWEKLKRDIIKEKDFCNIDNDFFVGAFTDFLTELDNQSIINKIESAFSSLGIPQEYKEIRTEILTALKVYDYSFEECINAIAELCSDSQKEALSEIIDSIKLYRIEAPFVANASNYGVPQNRERVLFIGCRKDQPFISQIPHTVSEEEKVSVFEALYDLDFIGNNEEARYYQEVDLKSKYNGSTSKMTSLIKQRGIDGKLKSGKKMTFAEWSKTGRLIDRYKNASAPFYVRNFESLERGEKSFDPLHNHKTSNQNEDVVNRLEIILNEGDYKQAQEKLEKKGLSSNKRNYNVLKPDKQSPTVMTIPDDYVHYNSPRALTVREMARLQSFDDSFVFQGKRSTGGNNRKTELPQFTLVGNAVPPLLARAVASEILKNIK; encoded by the coding sequence ATGGCAACAGTTAATTTCTATTTAGATAAAGTTGATAAACAAGGATTGGCTCCAATTCATTTGAGAATCAATTGTGATGGTACTCAAGTCAAGATATCAACAGGGAAAAAGGTTGTTAAATCGGATTTTGATAAAGCTAATCAGTCTGTAAAAAGTGATAATCAAGAAGCTCAATCCATTAATAATTACTTGACTTATTTAAAGGATAGAGCAGAAGAACTACTTAACGGTAGTTATAAAAAGAGGTATACTACTAATGAGTTAAAAGAATTGTTACTAGAACAAGTAAATGCCTATAAGCAAGATTCTAACGTTAGTGTTGTTAAGGAGCAAATGGCTTTATACGGAAAGCCAATTACTTTCATTGACTTATTTGCAGGGGCAGGAGGCTTTAGTGAGGGGTTTTTGCAAGCAGAAGAGAATAATAAGTTTTTCGATTTTCTAGTAGCAAATGATATCAACGAAAATTCAGAGTTAACACATGTTGTACGATATAATGAACAGTTAGGACTTGATGCGGAGTTTTTATGTCAAGACATCACGGAACCTGATTTTATCGACAACCTTTTAACTAAGGTGAATGGAAAGACTGTTGATGTCGTCTGCGGAGGTCCTCCTTGTCAAAGTTTTAGTTTGGCAGGCAAACGTAAAAAGTTCGACAAAAAGGATGACTTGTTTTCTCATTATTTAGAGGTTATTAAAATACTTCGTCCAAAGTATTTTGTGATGGAGAACGTGAAAGGTATTCTGACCAAAGAACAAGGGAAGATTAAGGATGTGATTCTTCAAGAGATTAATTCGATTGTTGATATTCAGGAAATACCTAAACTAACCTCATTCCTTAAAAAGCTTAAAAAATCAGCCTCAATCAATCAATTCTTGCTTGACTGTTTTGTAAAGAGAATTGAATTTGAATCGGTAACTGATTTTCAAATAGAGTCTCTAAAAGAATCCTATATTAAGTCTGTAGATGCCAAGTTTCGTCAAATCATACCTAAAATGGTTGATTACAGAACTAGTAAAACAGATGAAAGAGTAAGTACTATTCGACATGGGTTTAATATGTTGATTAGAAACAAACAATGGGAGAAGCTCAAGAGAGATATTATCAAAGAGAAAGACTTCTGTAATATTGATAATGATTTTTTTGTTGGTGCTTTTACAGATTTCTTGACGGAGTTAGATAACCAAAGTATTATCAATAAAATAGAATCCGCGTTTTCATCTTTAGGTATTCCTCAAGAATATAAAGAGATACGCACTGAGATTTTAACAGCATTGAAAGTTTATGATTATAGTTTTGAGGAGTGTATCAATGCAATAGCTGAATTATGTAGCGATTCTCAAAAAGAAGCTCTTTCTGAGATTATTGATTCAATCAAGTTATACAGAATAGAAGCTCCGTTTGTCGCAAACGCTTCAAATTATGGTGTTCCTCAGAATCGTGAAAGAGTTCTTTTTATTGGTTGTAGAAAGGATCAACCTTTTATTTCACAGATACCACATACAGTTTCAGAAGAAGAAAAAGTGTCTGTTTTTGAAGCATTATATGATTTGGATTTTATCGGGAATAATGAGGAAGCAAGATATTACCAAGAGGTCGATTTAAAGTCAAAATATAATGGTTCAACATCCAAAATGACCTCCTTAATTAAACAACGAGGAATTGATGGAAAATTGAAATCAGGTAAAAAAATGACTTTTGCAGAATGGAGTAAAACAGGACGTTTAATTGACAGGTATAAAAATGCAAGTGCTCCTTTTTATGTGAGGAATTTTGAGTCTTTAGAAAGAGGCGAAAAATCATTTGATCCTTTACATAATCACAAGACAAGTAATCAAAATGAAGATGTTGTTAATCGTCTTGAGATTATTTTAAATGAAGGTGATTATAAACAAGCACAGGAAAAACTTGAAAAGAAAGGTTTATCGTCCAATAAAAGGAATTATAATGTCTTGAAACCAGATAAGCAGAGTCCAACTGTTATGACGATTCCAGACGATTATGTTCACTATAACTCTCCAAGAGCATTAACAGTTCGTGAAATGGCTCGTCTCCAATCTTTTGATGATTCTTTTGTTTTTCAAGGTAAAAGATCAACTGGGGGGAACAATAGAAAAACTGAATTGCCTCAATTTACACTTGTAGGGAATGCGGTCCCTCCATTATTAGCTAGGGCTGTAGCTTCTGAAATCCTTAAGAATATTAAGTAA
- a CDS encoding PIN-like domain-containing protein codes for MKSDNYNIFEINEKEEKRLFKNALVFFDTSSLLDFYYFSESNSLDIFNTTFTALKNRIFISAQTEFEFFKNRKTVLQKPINSYDSLLNIHKTQKDSGHIDRIGEIIKDTKSQINKNLKGQLNTLKEKTTKEDKHPFISNDVYKSFEKKLDLLSKYLEGFEINFLAFKDEVQLEVDKKKSALEKGLKNDKILKQLQKFITTTDGLNFNETIELIKEGELRYKNEIPPGYLDESEKIGTQKYGDLIVWKELLQEAKNRENDTILIINDFKEDWWALDKEGNPKGPRHELIKEYYDRGGKRFWMYGINEFLHKSKLYLDTNLEETVIEEVKKAIKPWPLEEQEIVVDWVFTYFKDPAMLQFEQEINDKGLDYVLTTKDNNTSFFQHKISKKGKYSNLLLALREARENYRSLKNDFKFKKYILILEGQTEETAQQLVVQTNKKNIIKLLNDTSVNLQVIILYRDVKELEVLYDSEIKNNVG; via the coding sequence ATGAAAAGCGATAACTACAATATTTTTGAAATTAATGAGAAGGAAGAAAAGCGGCTTTTTAAAAATGCATTGGTATTCTTCGACACTTCTTCTCTTTTGGACTTTTACTACTTTTCGGAGAGTAATTCTCTAGATATATTCAACACGACCTTTACTGCTCTCAAGAATCGGATTTTTATCTCTGCCCAGACTGAATTTGAATTTTTTAAGAATAGAAAAACCGTATTACAAAAACCAATAAACTCTTATGACAGCCTCCTAAACATTCACAAAACACAAAAGGATAGTGGCCACATAGATCGTATTGGTGAAATAATTAAGGATACTAAAAGCCAAATCAATAAAAATCTAAAAGGCCAATTAAATACACTTAAGGAGAAAACAACGAAAGAGGATAAACATCCATTTATAAGCAATGATGTTTATAAGAGTTTCGAGAAAAAGCTCGATTTGCTATCCAAATATTTAGAAGGTTTTGAAATCAACTTTCTTGCATTTAAAGACGAAGTTCAATTAGAGGTTGACAAGAAGAAGTCTGCACTTGAGAAAGGTTTGAAGAATGATAAAATATTGAAGCAATTACAAAAATTCATTACAACTACAGATGGACTTAACTTTAATGAAACTATTGAATTAATCAAAGAAGGTGAACTTAGATATAAGAACGAAATTCCTCCAGGTTATTTAGACGAATCAGAAAAAATAGGGACCCAAAAATATGGTGATCTAATCGTCTGGAAAGAACTTTTGCAAGAAGCTAAAAACAGAGAAAATGATACTATTCTTATCATTAATGACTTTAAAGAAGATTGGTGGGCACTTGACAAAGAAGGCAACCCAAAGGGACCAAGACACGAATTAATTAAAGAATACTATGACCGAGGTGGTAAAAGATTTTGGATGTATGGAATAAACGAGTTCCTCCATAAGTCAAAGCTTTATCTTGACACTAATTTGGAAGAAACTGTAATAGAAGAGGTCAAGAAAGCAATTAAACCTTGGCCATTGGAGGAACAAGAAATAGTAGTGGATTGGGTATTTACCTATTTCAAAGACCCAGCAATGCTTCAATTTGAACAAGAAATAAATGATAAAGGATTAGATTATGTTCTAACAACAAAAGATAACAATACTTCCTTTTTTCAGCATAAGATTAGCAAAAAAGGGAAATACTCAAATCTACTCTTGGCACTGAGAGAAGCCCGTGAGAATTATAGGTCTTTAAAAAATGATTTTAAGTTCAAGAAATATATCTTGATTCTTGAGGGACAAACTGAAGAAACAGCTCAGCAATTAGTAGTACAAACGAATAAAAAGAATATCATAAAACTCTTGAATGATACCTCTGTTAATTTACAAGTCATAATACTTTACAGAGATGTAAAAGAACTTGAAGTATTGTATGATTCAGAAATAAAAAATAACGTTGGCTAA
- a CDS encoding YARHG domain-containing protein, producing the protein MKCFKQILAVSTILWTSIASGQQAFEDKLQDWIPPNQSDYSGVYELGQQERQAFLRVISTPNYKVFQLKTNFQYKVGGPRDIRFNTYSNPTIDEQGNVNFGGHEGKFVKYCDFFGDTIYTIKFKPAITDFSPLDELGKRKNLESSYKGKFIQASTIELTVSDLTGLTPKELQIMRNEIFARYGYTFKEGGEMARYFNNQYWYKPERTEVIELLTELEKSNIQLIQNEEASR; encoded by the coding sequence ATGAAGTGTTTCAAACAAATTTTAGCTGTCTCAACAATTCTTTGGACTTCCATTGCTTCTGGTCAACAAGCTTTTGAAGATAAACTCCAGGACTGGATTCCTCCTAACCAAAGTGACTACTCCGGAGTATATGAACTTGGTCAACAAGAGAGACAGGCATTTCTCAGAGTCATATCCACTCCTAACTACAAGGTTTTTCAACTAAAAACTAATTTTCAATATAAAGTTGGTGGACCTAGAGATATACGATTTAATACATATTCTAACCCAACAATTGACGAGCAAGGAAATGTGAACTTTGGTGGACATGAAGGTAAGTTTGTCAAGTACTGTGACTTTTTTGGCGATACTATATACACCATCAAGTTCAAACCAGCAATTACTGACTTCTCACCATTAGATGAACTTGGAAAACGGAAAAACCTTGAATCATCATACAAAGGAAAATTTATTCAAGCTTCTACCATTGAACTTACTGTTAGCGACCTAACTGGTTTAACTCCGAAAGAACTTCAGATCATGCGGAACGAAATATTCGCTAGATATGGATATACCTTCAAGGAAGGAGGCGAAATGGCAAGGTATTTCAACAACCAATATTGGTACAAACCTGAACGAACGGAGGTAATCGAACTGCTTACTGAACTTGAAAAATCCAACATTCAACTCATTCAAAACGAAGAAGCTAGTCGATAA